In Dyadobacter sp. NIV53, a single window of DNA contains:
- a CDS encoding RES family NAD+ phosphorylase, with translation MQLYRITNPTYSNDIQGTGCLYTSGRWHYKGTRILYTSEYISLAKLEILANTPVIPKNQVLVTIEIPETALIKEITSKELPSGWWQFPYPNILSDFTESWIKEGIYWIMKVPSAQSLTEYNYLLNPLHAQHALAKVINTEAIHFDKRLKN, from the coding sequence ATGCAGTTATACCGGATCACAAATCCTACATATTCTAATGATATTCAGGGAACTGGCTGCTTGTATACAAGCGGGCGATGGCACTATAAAGGGACCAGAATACTTTATACTTCTGAATATATTTCGCTGGCAAAATTAGAGATACTGGCAAACACGCCGGTTATTCCTAAAAATCAGGTTCTGGTAACTATTGAAATTCCGGAAACGGCCCTGATTAAAGAAATTACTTCCAAAGAACTTCCTTCCGGCTGGTGGCAATTCCCGTATCCAAACATATTGTCTGATTTTACAGAATCCTGGATTAAAGAAGGTATTTACTGGATCATGAAAGTCCCTTCTGCCCAATCGCTGACAGAATATAATTATTTGCTAAATCCTTTACACGCACAGCATGCTTTGGCAAAAGTGATAAATACAGAGGCGATCCATTTTGACAAAAGACTAAAAAATTAA
- a CDS encoding antitoxin Xre/MbcA/ParS toxin-binding domain-containing protein yields the protein MRTQIIDILGGQKAFSQNVDSFLSFIEITEKGFPISIAQRVQKRLNLSNKQFSEMLNLSESTFQRRIKNKSILSAGESEKVVDFSKIIAKGVDVFEDEHDFKTWLESPVLALGNKKPLDLLGSSIGREEVLNVLFRIEHGIFS from the coding sequence ATGAGAACACAGATAATTGATATTTTAGGCGGGCAAAAAGCTTTCAGCCAAAACGTTGACAGCTTTTTGTCGTTTATAGAAATTACTGAAAAAGGATTCCCGATCTCTATCGCACAAAGGGTTCAGAAACGGCTCAATTTATCAAATAAACAATTCAGCGAAATGCTTAATCTGTCGGAAAGCACGTTTCAGCGACGGATCAAAAACAAATCCATACTATCAGCAGGAGAAAGTGAAAAAGTAGTCGATTTCTCCAAAATTATTGCCAAAGGTGTAGATGTATTTGAAGATGAGCATGATTTTAAAACCTGGCTCGAAAGTCCCGTTCTTGCCCTTGGAAACAAAAAACCTCTGGATCTTCTTGGATCTTCAATTGGCCGTGAAGAAGTCCTGAATGTTTTGTTCAGGATCGAGCACGGGATTTTTTCTTAA
- the moaA gene encoding GTP 3',8-cyclase MoaA: protein MSLPIVDTFGRKHTYLRISLTDKCNLRCTYCMPQEDMQFMPAKWLMQTDEIEALAKIFVEMGVNKIRLTGGEPLVRKDAGQIISSLGKLPTSLTLTTNAVFIDQYLSVLKEAGVGSLNVSLDTLKEEQFKSITKRDHFDKTLGNIRLLLSEGFVVKINVVVMKGVNDSEINDFVRLTLDEPNLHVRFIEFMPFNGNQWDMSKIVSYADLLSGISKEFEFEALQGELEDTANRFQVKGGAGTFGIIGTVTHPFCAGCNRIRLTADGKLKNCLFDTTEVDLLTPLRAGEDVRQLVYTHFYKKHFKYGGHVNFTEKAAKSDYEQNRRMIAIGG, encoded by the coding sequence ATGTCATTACCTATTGTTGATACATTTGGCCGTAAGCATACTTATCTGCGTATCTCGCTGACAGATAAGTGTAACCTGCGCTGTACTTATTGTATGCCGCAGGAAGACATGCAGTTTATGCCTGCCAAATGGCTGATGCAAACAGATGAAATAGAGGCATTGGCAAAGATATTTGTTGAAATGGGCGTCAATAAAATCCGATTAACCGGCGGAGAGCCATTGGTACGAAAGGATGCAGGGCAAATCATTTCAAGTCTGGGGAAATTACCGACTTCATTAACACTCACCACCAATGCCGTTTTTATTGATCAGTATCTGTCTGTATTAAAAGAAGCCGGAGTTGGATCACTTAATGTGAGTCTGGATACTTTAAAGGAAGAGCAGTTTAAAAGTATTACAAAACGCGATCATTTCGACAAAACGCTGGGCAATATCAGGCTGCTGTTATCAGAAGGTTTTGTAGTCAAGATTAATGTCGTCGTTATGAAGGGTGTGAATGATTCAGAGATTAATGATTTCGTGAGACTTACGCTTGATGAACCAAATTTACACGTTCGCTTTATAGAATTCATGCCATTTAATGGTAATCAGTGGGATATGTCTAAAATTGTATCCTACGCCGATCTTCTCTCAGGAATCAGTAAAGAATTTGAGTTTGAAGCATTACAGGGAGAATTGGAAGATACCGCAAATCGTTTTCAGGTAAAAGGAGGAGCAGGGACTTTCGGGATTATTGGTACAGTTACGCATCCGTTCTGTGCCGGGTGTAACCGTATCCGGCTCACGGCAGACGGAAAATTAAAAAACTGTCTTTTTGATACTACTGAGGTCGATTTGCTTACTCCTTTGCGTGCAGGAGAAGATGTTCGTCAGCTTGTTTATACGCATTTCTACAAGAAACACTTCAAATACGGAGGCCACGTTAATTTCACAGAAAAAGCGGCCAAATCCGATTATGAACAAAACCGCCGGATGATTGCAATTGGCGGGTAA
- a CDS encoding alpha/beta hydrolase, protein MKKISAILIALGLSAISFQSMSQTETINLWPEGKVPNFKSSTIHEKSETDASGILRISGVTVPTMTAYIAPKEKATGAAIMICPGGGYGILAASHEGSDFAKWFNDHGISAFVLKYRLPNEKAMTHQHEVPLMDAMQAMKLIRQSAGKWNIDKDKIGAMGFSAGGHLAATLSTHYNMGEKASEEAKPNFSILLYPVISFMPNISHGGSRDNLLGPEKSDELIKYYSNELQVSAKTPPAFLVHAEDDGAVPVENSIEYYLALKKLKISAEMHLYPLGGHGYGFRTEGKGSLANWPAAMEGWLKAMGYTK, encoded by the coding sequence ATGAAAAAAATATCAGCAATTCTTATCGCTTTGGGCCTGTCGGCTATTTCATTTCAATCCATGTCACAAACCGAAACCATCAATCTCTGGCCGGAAGGCAAAGTCCCAAATTTTAAAAGCAGTACCATTCATGAAAAATCTGAAACGGATGCAAGCGGGATTTTGAGGATCAGCGGTGTAACTGTTCCGACCATGACGGCATATATCGCTCCAAAAGAAAAGGCTACCGGAGCGGCTATTATGATTTGTCCGGGTGGCGGTTATGGAATTCTGGCTGCTTCACACGAAGGCAGTGATTTTGCCAAATGGTTTAATGATCACGGAATTTCGGCTTTTGTTTTGAAATACAGGTTGCCCAATGAAAAGGCAATGACACATCAGCACGAGGTTCCGTTAATGGATGCAATGCAGGCTATGAAACTGATCCGCCAGAGTGCAGGCAAATGGAATATTGATAAGGATAAAATTGGCGCAATGGGTTTTTCCGCCGGAGGGCATTTGGCTGCAACACTTTCTACACATTATAATATGGGCGAAAAAGCTTCGGAAGAAGCCAAACCGAATTTCTCCATTCTCTTGTATCCTGTTATTTCTTTCATGCCAAATATCTCGCACGGCGGCTCACGCGATAATTTATTAGGGCCCGAAAAGTCGGATGAGCTGATCAAATATTATTCAAATGAATTACAGGTGAGCGCTAAAACGCCACCCGCTTTTCTGGTACATGCAGAAGATGACGGAGCTGTACCAGTTGAAAATAGTATCGAATATTATCTGGCATTGAAAAAACTTAAAATTTCAGCAGAAATGCATCTTTACCCCCTTGGCGGTCACGGATATGGCTTTCGTACAGAAGGGAAAGGATCATTGGCCAACTGGCCGGCTGCGATGGAAGGCTGGCTGAAAGCAATGGGCTATACGAAATAA
- a CDS encoding putative quinol monooxygenase, with protein sequence MIIRIVRMTFSPEKTTMFLDIFNQSKNEILGMKGCLYLELWRDLHEQNVFVTHSHWDSEEALNDYRKSEYFGKVWKQTKTLFTEKALAFSVERV encoded by the coding sequence ATGATCATCAGAATTGTAAGAATGACTTTTTCTCCTGAGAAAACAACGATGTTTCTTGATATTTTTAACCAATCCAAAAATGAGATTTTGGGGATGAAAGGATGTTTGTATCTGGAATTATGGCGTGACCTGCATGAACAAAATGTATTTGTTACGCACAGTCACTGGGACTCGGAAGAGGCATTGAATGATTACCGGAAATCAGAATATTTTGGAAAAGTATGGAAACAAACAAAAACCCTCTTCACAGAAAAAGCACTGGCGTTTTCAGTCGAAAGGGTTTAG